The Bacillus carboniphilus genome contains a region encoding:
- a CDS encoding response regulator yields MSFSVLIVDDAAFMRMMIKDILDKNGFNVVAEASDGMQAVEKYKEYQPDLVTMDITMPEKDGITALKEIKEINPAAKIIMCSAMGQQAMVIDAIQAGANDFIVKPFQADRVLEAIYKTLS; encoded by the coding sequence ATGAGTTTTTCAGTATTAATTGTGGATGATGCAGCTTTTATGAGAATGATGATTAAGGATATTTTAGATAAAAACGGTTTTAATGTTGTAGCAGAAGCTTCAGATGGAATGCAAGCAGTTGAGAAATATAAAGAATATCAACCAGATTTAGTGACGATGGATATAACGATGCCAGAAAAAGATGGGATTACTGCTTTAAAGGAGATAAAGGAGATCAATCCAGCAGCTAAAATTATTATGTGTTCAGCGATGGGGCAGCAAGCGATGGTCATTGATGCAATTCAAGCCGGAGCAAATGATTTTATTGTTAAACCTTTTCAAGCAGATCGAGTTCTTGAAGCAATCTATAAAACGTTATCCTAA
- the fliY gene encoding flagellar motor switch phosphatase FliY has translation MDNNMLSQDEIDALLKNVDLPPANEQENNQIALSDYLSTIEQDAIGEIGNISFGSSATALSTLLNQKVEITTPLVSVVQKSNLAKEFPHPYVAIDVKYTKGFTGNNLLVIQQNDAAIIADLMLGGDGKNVSNQLGELQISAVQEAMNQMMGSAATSMSTVFNKKVDISPPKIELLDVKEGEGTDSIPHEDLLIKVSFKLIIGDLINSHIMQLLPIDFAKELIDDLLNKSEGEIKSAPATKEDQVHPSKEKQPVSNATHVENEKDESVEVKTVDFTSFDSPSQEQATNDINNLNMLLDIPLKVSVELGRTKRSVKEILSWSSGSIIELDKLAGEPVDILVNDKIVAKGEVVVIDENFGVRVTDILSHSERIKNLNE, from the coding sequence ATGGATAACAATATGTTATCTCAGGATGAAATAGATGCCCTTTTAAAAAATGTTGACTTACCTCCTGCAAATGAACAAGAAAATAACCAAATTGCATTATCTGACTATTTGTCAACAATCGAACAAGATGCAATCGGTGAAATAGGCAATATATCATTTGGTAGCTCTGCTACCGCTTTATCAACGTTGCTAAATCAGAAAGTAGAGATAACGACTCCGCTCGTTTCGGTTGTACAAAAAAGTAATTTAGCAAAAGAATTTCCCCATCCGTATGTTGCTATTGATGTGAAATATACAAAAGGATTCACTGGAAATAATTTACTTGTCATTCAACAAAATGACGCCGCTATTATAGCGGACTTAATGCTCGGTGGTGACGGAAAAAACGTAAGTAATCAATTAGGAGAGTTACAAATCAGTGCTGTACAAGAAGCGATGAATCAAATGATGGGTTCTGCTGCTACTTCTATGTCCACTGTGTTTAATAAAAAGGTTGATATTTCTCCACCCAAAATTGAACTATTAGACGTGAAAGAAGGAGAAGGAACAGATTCGATTCCTCATGAAGACTTATTAATAAAAGTTTCATTTAAGCTCATTATTGGAGATTTAATCAATTCACATATCATGCAGTTATTGCCGATTGATTTCGCCAAAGAGCTAATTGATGATTTATTAAACAAATCGGAGGGAGAGATAAAAAGTGCGCCTGCAACTAAAGAAGACCAAGTACACCCTTCTAAAGAAAAACAGCCTGTGTCAAATGCAACTCATGTAGAAAATGAAAAAGACGAGTCTGTTGAAGTGAAAACAGTTGATTTTACTTCTTTTGATTCACCTTCTCAAGAACAAGCAACAAATGACATAAATAACTTGAATATGTTATTAGATATTCCCTTAAAAGTTTCAGTGGAACTTGGGAGAACAAAGAGATCTGTGAAAGAAATTCTTAGTTGGTCATCAGGATCAATTATTGAACTAGATAAACTTGCAGGAGAACCTGTTGATATTTTAGTAAATGACAAGATTGTTGCTAAAGGTGAAGTTGTAGTAATTGATGAAAACTTTGGGGTTCGAGTAACGGATATTTTAAGCCATTCCGAAAGAATCAAAAATTTAAATGAATGA
- the fliM gene encoding flagellar motor switch protein FliM, translating to MSNEVLSQNEIDALLSALSTGEMDANELRKEEEARKVKIYDFKRALRFSKDQIRSITRIHENFARLLTTYFSAQLRTYVHLSVASVDQLPYEEFIRSISKMTVLNMFEMQPLQGRVLMEVNPNIAYAMMDRLLGGLGTSMNKIDRLTEIETTIISRLFERSLESYQEAWSTVIDIEPSMVEFEVNSQFLQMVSPNETVVVISLNTNVGDSSGMINLCIPQIVLEPIIPKLSGHYFMQTDRKEPEQKELQALEEQLKNAHVPVVAELGSSSITVEEFLSLQTGDVIPLKKELDEPLSLKIGHVHKFFAQPGKIKRKLAVQIIDHDKRGEING from the coding sequence TTGTCAAATGAAGTATTATCCCAAAATGAAATAGATGCCTTGTTGTCAGCGTTATCAACAGGTGAAATGGATGCAAATGAGCTTCGCAAGGAAGAAGAGGCAAGGAAAGTAAAAATATATGATTTTAAGCGTGCGCTGCGCTTTTCTAAAGATCAAATCCGCAGCATCACAAGAATTCATGAAAACTTTGCAAGACTGTTAACAACTTATTTTTCAGCACAGTTGAGAACATATGTACATTTATCGGTTGCATCCGTTGATCAGCTTCCTTATGAAGAATTTATTCGCTCAATATCAAAGATGACTGTATTAAATATGTTCGAAATGCAACCACTTCAAGGAAGAGTCTTGATGGAGGTCAATCCTAATATAGCCTATGCAATGATGGACCGGCTTCTCGGTGGTTTAGGGACTTCCATGAATAAAATTGACCGGTTGACAGAAATAGAAACAACCATTATATCTCGCTTGTTTGAAAGGTCACTAGAGAGCTATCAAGAAGCGTGGAGTACAGTTATTGATATAGAGCCTTCAATGGTTGAGTTTGAAGTTAATTCACAATTTTTACAAATGGTCTCCCCTAATGAGACCGTTGTCGTGATTAGTTTAAATACAAATGTTGGTGATTCTAGTGGGATGATAAATTTATGTATTCCCCAAATTGTTTTAGAGCCAATTATCCCAAAACTTTCAGGTCATTACTTCATGCAAACGGACCGAAAAGAGCCTGAACAAAAAGAGCTTCAAGCACTAGAAGAACAATTGAAGAATGCGCATGTTCCGGTAGTAGCTGAGTTGGGATCTTCTTCTATCACCGTTGAGGAATTTCTTTCTTTACAAACAGGGGATGTCATCCCTTTGAAGAAAGAGTTGGACGAACCACTTTCATTAAAAATAGGTCATGTTCATAAATTTTTTGCTCAACCAGGAAAAATAAAGAGAAAACTAGCTGTTCAAATCATTGATCACGATAAGAGAGGTGAAATAAATGGATAA
- a CDS encoding flagellar basal body-associated FliL family protein, giving the protein MTKDELKSAEGKQKYEENLSEEIDGLMETGQVNEIYMTSFIVQ; this is encoded by the coding sequence ATGACGAAGGATGAATTAAAATCGGCTGAAGGAAAACAGAAATATGAAGAAAATCTTTCGGAAGAGATCGATGGGCTTATGGAAACTGGTCAAGTAAATGAGATTTATATGACCTCATTTATCGTTCAATAA
- a CDS encoding flagellar hook-basal body complex protein: MLRSLYSGISGMKNFQTKLDVIGNNIANVNTTAFKKSRVTFQDLVSQQISGAISATGSQGGVNSQQVGLGSKIGSIDQIHTTGSTQTTGRQLDLSISGDGFFPVGAIQDLTKVNMDQKGQLGSNLISGSINRAVDLSYTRAGNFYLDENGYLVTSGGLYAIGQAGEKSVPTDATIDKSNEALTGILSFNQPFSDMYSSIQEVSERAEAYYDALVSYDEAYDRWEEAGFPNTGAIKNALDSSYNALETIHENLKTSVTDFNSNYDEFNQGVDSLNSVINTFNETSPIKDIITEITNSIEQLDENSINIPVSSNGVDNSFWNDINNLKNTLSSYGLDITDISNEVILFENKAQALQNPSWSGNLSDSPGLIQIPETAQSFSIGQDGTVTFVNSEGELKVAGRLVIANFANEGGLELSGNNLYRETVNSGTIDVEGNGIDLDEFTIPGEGGVGLISAGSLEMSNVDLSEEFTEMIVAQRGFQSNTKIISTSDEILQELVNLKR; the protein is encoded by the coding sequence ATGCTTCGTTCATTATATTCCGGAATTAGTGGAATGAAAAATTTTCAAACAAAGCTTGATGTCATTGGAAATAATATTGCCAATGTGAATACGACTGCGTTTAAAAAAAGTAGGGTGACTTTTCAAGATTTAGTAAGCCAACAAATTTCAGGAGCGATTTCAGCAACAGGGTCGCAAGGTGGGGTGAACTCACAGCAAGTGGGTCTTGGTTCTAAAATAGGATCGATCGACCAAATTCACACAACAGGCTCAACACAAACAACAGGTAGACAATTAGATTTATCAATTTCTGGTGATGGGTTTTTCCCTGTAGGGGCCATTCAAGATCTTACGAAAGTAAACATGGATCAAAAAGGACAGTTAGGAAGTAACCTTATTTCGGGTTCAATTAATAGAGCAGTGGATCTATCTTATACGAGAGCTGGAAACTTTTACTTAGATGAAAATGGGTATTTAGTTACCTCTGGCGGACTGTATGCAATCGGACAAGCTGGCGAGAAATCCGTTCCAACAGATGCAACCATAGACAAAAGTAATGAAGCTCTAACTGGAATCTTGTCGTTTAATCAGCCATTTTCAGATATGTATTCGTCAATACAAGAAGTTTCTGAAAGGGCAGAGGCCTATTATGATGCGCTTGTTAGTTATGATGAAGCTTATGATCGGTGGGAAGAAGCAGGGTTTCCTAATACAGGTGCTATTAAAAACGCACTAGACTCTTCATATAATGCTTTAGAAACAATACATGAAAACTTAAAAACATCCGTTACAGACTTTAATTCAAACTACGACGAATTTAATCAAGGAGTTGACAGTTTGAATTCGGTTATCAATACCTTTAATGAAACATCACCAATTAAGGATATTATTACTGAGATAACAAATTCCATTGAGCAATTAGATGAAAATTCCATTAATATTCCTGTTTCAAGTAATGGAGTTGACAATTCATTTTGGAATGACATAAACAATTTGAAAAATACGCTATCATCCTATGGTCTAGATATTACAGACATAAGTAATGAAGTCATCTTATTTGAAAACAAGGCACAAGCGTTGCAAAATCCTTCTTGGTCAGGTAATCTTAGTGATTCTCCAGGGTTAATTCAAATTCCTGAAACGGCACAAAGCTTTAGCATTGGTCAAGATGGTACCGTTACATTTGTCAATAGTGAGGGTGAGTTAAAGGTCGCTGGCCGGTTAGTCATTGCTAACTTTGCAAATGAAGGGGGATTGGAGTTATCCGGAAATAACTTATATCGAGAGACTGTTAACTCAGGAACCATAGATGTAGAAGGCAACGGCATTGACCTTGATGAATTTACAATTCCAGGTGAAGGTGGAGTTGGCTTAATCAGTGCAGGTTCTCTTGAAATGTCGAATGTTGACTTATCTGAAGAATTCACAGAAATGATCGTAGCTCAACGAGGTTTCCAATCGAATACGAAAATCATTTCTACTTCCGATGAGATTTTACAAGAGTTAGTGAATCTAAAGAGATAG
- the flgD gene encoding flagellar hook assembly protein FlgD, with product MATQIDSNLYLSNATQTTSSSGNSNLDKDDFLKILITQLQHQGPMNPMEDKEFISQMANFSTLEQMTNMNSTLTQLIDSQSNQSFLSTSQLIGKEVEWLTQEISESSSIVTAVKQNGSSIILELENGREIDSQLVTKISS from the coding sequence ATGGCTACACAAATTGATTCAAACCTTTATTTATCGAATGCAACGCAAACGACTTCTTCAAGTGGAAATTCGAATTTAGACAAAGATGATTTTTTGAAAATTTTAATTACCCAACTACAACATCAAGGTCCAATGAACCCAATGGAAGATAAAGAATTCATCTCACAAATGGCGAATTTCTCAACTTTAGAGCAAATGACAAATATGAATTCGACGTTAACACAATTAATAGATTCTCAGTCAAATCAATCGTTTCTTTCGACTTCACAGTTAATTGGTAAAGAGGTAGAATGGCTTACCCAAGAAATAAGTGAATCATCGTCAATTGTGACAGCTGTAAAACAAAATGGATCATCTATTATTCTTGAACTAGAAAACGGACGAGAAATTGATAGTCAATTAGTAACTAAGATAAGTTCATAA
- a CDS encoding flagellar hook-length control protein FliK: MNVDIGKELSILKKIVSEESGQKFIDKKQYPTITKVVFLSQLANLINNVELKIMDKLGLFNEKNIVKHPLLQKMNPGELLKIKGQQKVDNTVLSNFPEPFTKGSLHDPKMKVNGFDRLLSSAQQSNKELNQLITFPFSTNQLDSPQVTSDGSKKGELNSYRFMDQILIAIKKGNFNHHPNGTSRLVLKLTPEHLGTITISIVEKEGQRMAKLIANSQSAKELLDTNIQSLQRNLPHFSIHIDRFEIGEQFNSSFIKEDGQEKEREQQADEEAEDQEEANDISFTDQLFNMIQSRL, translated from the coding sequence TTGAATGTTGATATAGGTAAGGAATTATCCATTCTTAAAAAAATAGTGAGTGAAGAATCTGGTCAAAAATTTATAGACAAAAAACAGTATCCTACCATTACAAAAGTCGTTTTTTTATCACAATTAGCTAATTTAATAAATAATGTCGAACTAAAAATTATGGATAAACTTGGTCTATTTAATGAAAAAAACATAGTGAAGCATCCATTACTTCAAAAAATGAACCCTGGCGAACTATTAAAAATAAAGGGCCAACAAAAAGTCGATAATACGGTTCTTTCAAATTTTCCAGAACCATTTACTAAAGGATCTCTTCATGACCCAAAAATGAAAGTGAATGGATTTGACCGATTGTTAAGTAGTGCTCAACAGTCGAATAAAGAGCTAAATCAGCTGATAACGTTTCCTTTTTCAACTAACCAATTAGATAGCCCTCAAGTTACGAGTGACGGGTCAAAAAAGGGAGAATTGAACAGTTATCGATTTATGGATCAAATCCTTATAGCCATTAAGAAAGGGAATTTCAATCATCATCCAAATGGAACTAGTCGATTAGTATTAAAGTTAACACCTGAACATTTAGGAACGATTACGATATCAATAGTAGAAAAAGAAGGACAGAGGATGGCTAAACTGATTGCAAATTCACAATCGGCAAAAGAGCTTTTAGATACAAACATTCAATCTCTACAAAGGAATTTACCTCATTTTTCAATTCATATTGATCGTTTTGAAATAGGAGAACAATTCAATAGTTCCTTTATAAAGGAAGATGGTCAAGAAAAAGAAAGAGAACAACAGGCTGATGAAGAAGCAGAGGATCAAGAAGAAGCTAATGATATAAGCTTTACTGACCAATTGTTTAATATGATCCAATCTCGTTTATAG
- the fliJ gene encoding flagellar export protein FliJ, with translation MSHFRYQTLLRIKEQEQVRAKEEYQQSLEQFEQMAWKLYDSLQKKEMLLNHSMQKLDKGLPIQELKSQQQFLDNLEQTISHYQKLVSIYRTNMNQKHQKVTEKTIDVKKFQKMKENVENKKRLEMSLQEMKSLDELANLSFVRN, from the coding sequence TTGAGTCATTTTCGTTATCAAACGTTACTGCGCATTAAAGAACAAGAACAAGTACGAGCAAAAGAAGAATATCAACAATCACTAGAACAATTTGAACAGATGGCATGGAAACTTTATGATTCCTTGCAAAAGAAAGAAATGCTATTAAACCATAGCATGCAAAAGCTTGATAAAGGACTACCGATTCAAGAACTGAAAAGTCAACAACAATTTTTAGATAATCTTGAACAAACGATTAGCCACTATCAAAAGCTAGTTTCGATTTACCGTACAAATATGAATCAAAAGCACCAGAAAGTAACAGAAAAAACAATCGATGTGAAAAAATTTCAAAAGATGAAAGAAAATGTTGAGAATAAAAAACGATTAGAGATGAGTCTTCAAGAAATGAAGTCGTTAGATGAACTGGCAAACCTTTCATTTGTAAGAAATTAG
- the fliI gene encoding flagellar protein export ATPase FliI: MLDDLSTIVSQLDSYKRYGKVKRVVGLMIESIGPTSSIGELCFIHTGKKRNEKVAAEVVGFKDELILLMPYSTIDSISSGSIVEATGNPLKIKVGSQLIGKVLDAFGQPMDHSTFASGLTSMSTDQEPPNPLLRPMITETLQIGIRSIDSLLTIGKGQRTGIFAGSGVGKSTMLGMISRNSDADLNVIVLVGERGREVKEFIEKDLGEFGLKRSILVVATSDQPPLMRIKAAYTATAVAEYFRDQGLNVMFMMDSVTRVATAAREIGLATGEPPTTKGYTPSVFTMLPKLLERTGTNENGSITAFYTVLVDGDDMNEPIADTVRGILDGHIVLDRQLANKGHFPAINVLKSVSRLMKQITDQKHQMLANQLRNLLSTYSESEDLISIGAYKKGSSQEIDQAVKYYPLIKEFLQQSTDEVVTYEDSITQLETMMDKGRNIH, from the coding sequence ATGCTAGATGATCTATCAACTATCGTTAGTCAATTAGATTCCTATAAAAGATATGGAAAAGTAAAACGGGTAGTAGGCTTAATGATTGAATCAATCGGTCCAACAAGCTCAATCGGGGAATTATGCTTTATCCATACAGGGAAAAAGCGTAATGAAAAAGTGGCGGCAGAAGTCGTTGGTTTTAAGGATGAACTGATCTTGTTAATGCCTTATAGCACAATCGATTCCATTTCCTCAGGGAGCATTGTAGAAGCAACGGGAAATCCTTTGAAAATAAAAGTTGGCTCGCAGCTTATAGGAAAGGTTTTAGACGCTTTTGGGCAACCGATGGACCATTCAACTTTTGCAAGTGGATTAACATCAATGTCAACAGATCAAGAACCACCAAACCCTTTGCTACGCCCAATGATTACTGAAACTTTGCAAATAGGTATTCGATCCATTGACAGTCTGTTAACGATTGGTAAAGGTCAACGAACAGGAATTTTTGCTGGGAGCGGTGTCGGAAAAAGTACGATGCTTGGGATGATATCAAGAAATTCTGATGCTGATTTAAATGTCATCGTCTTGGTAGGAGAACGTGGAAGAGAAGTAAAGGAATTTATTGAAAAAGATTTAGGAGAGTTCGGCTTAAAACGTTCCATTCTTGTTGTAGCGACATCGGATCAGCCTCCATTGATGAGAATTAAAGCTGCCTATACGGCAACAGCGGTTGCAGAGTATTTCAGAGATCAAGGTTTGAATGTTATGTTCATGATGGATTCAGTGACGAGAGTGGCCACTGCTGCAAGGGAAATTGGATTGGCCACAGGTGAACCACCAACAACAAAAGGATATACTCCGTCTGTCTTTACGATGCTACCGAAACTTCTTGAGCGAACAGGAACAAATGAAAACGGCTCCATCACTGCTTTTTATACAGTCTTAGTGGACGGTGATGATATGAATGAACCTATTGCAGATACAGTTCGAGGAATATTGGACGGGCATATTGTATTAGATCGGCAGTTGGCTAATAAAGGTCATTTTCCTGCTATAAATGTTTTAAAAAGTGTTAGTCGTTTAATGAAACAAATAACAGATCAAAAGCACCAAATGCTAGCTAATCAATTGCGCAACCTTCTGTCTACATATAGTGAGTCTGAAGACTTAATTTCAATTGGGGCTTATAAAAAAGGTTCTTCACAAGAGATTGATCAGGCCGTCAAATATTACCCATTAATCAAGGAGTTTTTACAGCAATCAACAGATGAAGTGGTGACATACGAAGATAGTATAACCCAACTAGAAACGATGATGGATAAGGGGAGAAATATTCATTGA
- the fliH gene encoding flagellar assembly protein FliH, with protein sequence MSNIIKSPYTKKIDPMPITIQLRRQTKTNELTNELDERIVQQSNIEASRIIEEATKQQNQVIEQIEKEKARWEEERKQLVEEARKEGFNQGFKQGKQEVNKQYDELMGQARNIVSLSKKEYEKKLESAKEEMVSLSIQIAEKVMGMNLDLKPSLLTSLVKKVLKDVKDHPEVKIYVNPECFPLLMDAKEELKKTLINQADLFIYPDEQMNKDGCMIESKYGLIDASIDTQLEQLKKQLVEIVKEGSSSC encoded by the coding sequence TTGTCTAACATTATTAAATCTCCATATACAAAAAAGATTGATCCAATGCCGATAACCATTCAGTTGAGAAGACAGACAAAAACGAATGAATTAACAAATGAATTGGATGAGAGGATTGTTCAACAATCAAATATAGAGGCGTCTAGGATTATCGAAGAAGCCACTAAACAACAAAATCAAGTTATCGAGCAGATTGAAAAAGAAAAAGCACGATGGGAAGAAGAACGTAAGCAACTAGTAGAGGAAGCAAGAAAAGAAGGATTTAATCAAGGGTTTAAACAAGGAAAGCAGGAAGTGAACAAACAGTATGATGAATTAATGGGTCAAGCTAGAAACATTGTTTCTCTTTCTAAAAAGGAGTATGAAAAAAAACTTGAATCTGCAAAAGAAGAAATGGTTTCTTTAAGTATTCAAATAGCAGAAAAAGTTATGGGTATGAACTTGGATCTTAAGCCATCCTTATTGACTTCACTAGTAAAGAAAGTGCTAAAAGATGTGAAGGATCATCCTGAAGTGAAGATATACGTTAACCCAGAATGCTTTCCTTTATTGATGGATGCGAAAGAAGAATTAAAAAAGACCCTAATAAATCAAGCAGATTTATTCATCTATCCAGATGAACAAATGAATAAAGATGGCTGCATGATTGAGTCGAAATATGGTCTCATTGATGCTTCAATAGATACGCAGCTTGAACAATTAAAAAAGCAGCTAGTAGAAATTGTGAAAGAGGGATCATCATCATGCTAG
- the fliG gene encoding flagellar motor switch protein FliG, which produces MAKSDQKKLTGKQKAAILLISLGIDVASVVYKHLSEEEIESLTLEISNVKTVDNERKEQIMEEFYSLAMAQEYISRGGITYAKEVLEKALGEEQANSILNRLTSTLQVRPFDFARKADPAQIINFIQNEHPQTIALILSYLDSSQAGQILSELPQEVQADIARRIAVMDITSPEIINEVEQVLERKLSSTVTQDYTQTGGIEAVVEVLNGVDRATERTILEALQIQDTELAEEIKKRMFVFEDIVTLDTRAIQRIIREVENEDLMLALKRASDEVKDIIFNNMSNRMVEAFKEEMEFMGPVRLRDVEEAQARIVTIIRKLEEIGEIVVARGGGDDIIV; this is translated from the coding sequence TTGGCAAAGAGCGACCAAAAGAAATTGACAGGGAAACAAAAAGCAGCGATTCTTTTAATTTCTCTAGGGATTGATGTAGCATCTGTTGTTTATAAACATTTATCAGAAGAAGAGATTGAATCATTAACATTAGAAATTTCGAATGTGAAAACAGTAGATAACGAGAGAAAAGAACAAATTATGGAGGAATTTTACTCTTTAGCCATGGCTCAGGAGTATATTTCAAGAGGCGGGATCACCTACGCAAAAGAGGTTTTAGAAAAGGCGCTCGGTGAAGAACAGGCGAATTCAATTCTTAATCGTTTAACATCTACTTTACAAGTAAGACCATTTGACTTTGCAAGGAAAGCGGATCCTGCTCAAATTATCAACTTTATTCAAAATGAACATCCGCAAACGATTGCTTTAATCCTCTCTTACTTAGACTCTTCGCAGGCGGGGCAAATTTTATCAGAGCTCCCCCAGGAAGTTCAGGCGGATATTGCCAGAAGAATTGCGGTGATGGACATAACATCACCTGAAATCATTAATGAAGTAGAACAAGTTTTAGAGAGGAAGCTTTCTTCTACCGTTACCCAAGATTATACACAAACCGGAGGAATTGAAGCGGTTGTAGAAGTTTTAAATGGAGTGGATCGCGCGACTGAAAGAACGATTTTAGAAGCACTACAAATTCAAGACACAGAATTAGCAGAAGAAATCAAAAAGAGAATGTTTGTGTTCGAAGATATCGTTACGCTCGATACTCGTGCTATTCAACGTATCATTCGTGAAGTAGAAAATGAGGACTTGATGCTTGCCTTGAAAAGAGCAAGTGATGAAGTTAAAGATATTATATTCAATAACATGTCAAACAGAATGGTTGAGGCCTTTAAAGAGGAAATGGAATTTATGGGGCCTGTTCGCTTGCGAGATGTGGAAGAAGCGCAGGCACGCATTGTGACAATTATCCGTAAACTAGAGGAAATTGGTGAGATTGTCGTAGCTCGTGGTGGGGGTGATGATATTATTGTCTAA
- the fliE gene encoding flagellar hook-basal body complex protein FliE gives MINSITPISTQAIAQYSSSITNSNQNFSTYLKEALKETNELQVQSDKLTTMMANGHDVDLDQVMIAAEKANVALQATLEVRNKVIESYQEIMRMQI, from the coding sequence ATGATTAATTCAATAACACCAATATCGACACAAGCAATCGCGCAATATTCATCATCCATAACAAACTCAAATCAAAATTTCTCTACATATTTAAAAGAAGCATTAAAAGAAACGAATGAACTTCAAGTTCAATCGGACAAACTGACAACGATGATGGCGAATGGACATGATGTAGATTTAGATCAAGTCATGATTGCAGCGGAAAAAGCAAATGTTGCTTTGCAAGCAACATTGGAGGTAAGAAATAAAGTAATAGAATCCTATCAAGAAATAATGAGAATGCAAATTTAA
- the flgC gene encoding flagellar basal body rod protein FlgC: MFHSLNTTASALTAQRLRMDVISSNVANIESTRGTYVDGEWQPYRRKMVVTEPTNSSFSSYLGKAMGEDSRVGNGVEITSIVEDETPFKKVYNPSHPDADEQGYVNMPNVDLLEETVDLMSSTRSYEANVTVFNASKSMLMKALEIGK; the protein is encoded by the coding sequence ATGTTCCATTCATTAAATACTACAGCTTCAGCATTGACTGCTCAAAGATTGCGAATGGATGTCATTTCTTCCAATGTGGCTAATATTGAAAGCACAAGAGGGACCTATGTAGATGGAGAATGGCAGCCTTATCGTAGAAAGATGGTCGTTACAGAACCAACAAACTCTTCATTTTCTTCTTACCTTGGAAAAGCAATGGGCGAGGACTCTCGTGTAGGGAATGGCGTTGAAATAACTTCTATTGTTGAAGACGAAACACCATTTAAGAAAGTATACAACCCTAGTCATCCAGATGCTGATGAACAAGGATACGTAAACATGCCTAATGTTGATCTTTTGGAAGAGACGGTAGATTTAATGAGTAGCACTCGTTCATATGAAGCGAATGTTACAGTCTTTAATGCATCTAAAAGCATGTTAATGAAAGCACTTGAAATAGGGAAATAA
- the flgB gene encoding flagellar basal body rod protein FlgB, producing MNLFSNTALALENAVNYSNTRQKVLSNNIANADTPGYKSKKVVFQSTLQSELVAIKAARTDGRHLQFNKTEGSFRIVSNNDSSYSHNGNNVDIDEEMSNLAKNQIYYHALVERLSGKYNSLNSIIRGGK from the coding sequence GTGAATTTATTTTCAAATACAGCTTTAGCATTAGAGAATGCAGTTAATTATTCCAATACAAGGCAAAAAGTCCTATCAAATAATATTGCTAATGCTGATACACCTGGTTACAAATCGAAGAAAGTGGTCTTTCAGTCTACATTGCAATCAGAATTAGTGGCCATCAAGGCTGCTCGTACTGACGGTCGCCATCTACAATTTAACAAGACAGAAGGTTCGTTTCGTATTGTATCGAACAATGATAGCTCGTATTCACACAACGGTAATAATGTAGATATAGATGAAGAGATGTCTAATCTTGCAAAAAATCAAATTTATTACCATGCTCTTGTTGAAAGACTTTCTGGTAAATATAATTCCTTGAATTCTATTATAAGGGGAGGAAAATAA